The Acidobacteriota bacterium genome has a segment encoding these proteins:
- a CDS encoding acyltransferase, with amino-acid sequence MAFFRIGVFQFAPAFGEVDKNLARVEKAVEASERADLVVLPELFATGYQFVSHAEVGKLAEPVPGGPTTQFLLRLAKERCCVVVGGLAEKDGEAVYNAAVSVGSNGVLALYRKIHLFAEETVWFRPGDRPLPVFEARGTRVGIMVCFDWRFPEAARTLTLRGTDILAHPANLVHPHCPDAMVTRSLENRVFSATANRTGAEERGGKEKISFTGRSQVVSPEGERLIAMDAEEENFRVVEIDPALARDKHVTPQNDILRDRRPEFYER; translated from the coding sequence GTGGCGTTTTTTCGCATAGGCGTCTTCCAATTCGCTCCCGCCTTCGGCGAGGTCGATAAGAATCTCGCCCGCGTCGAGAAGGCGGTCGAGGCGTCCGAGCGCGCCGACCTCGTCGTTCTGCCGGAGCTCTTCGCGACGGGCTACCAGTTTGTCTCTCATGCCGAGGTAGGAAAACTCGCCGAGCCCGTGCCCGGGGGGCCGACGACGCAATTCCTTCTCCGCCTCGCAAAGGAACGCTGCTGCGTCGTCGTCGGGGGGCTTGCCGAGAAAGACGGCGAGGCCGTCTACAACGCCGCCGTCTCGGTGGGCTCAAATGGGGTGCTTGCGCTTTACCGGAAAATTCACCTGTTCGCAGAGGAAACCGTGTGGTTTCGCCCGGGAGATCGTCCCCTGCCCGTGTTCGAGGCCCGCGGGACGCGCGTGGGCATTATGGTCTGCTTCGACTGGCGGTTTCCCGAGGCGGCGCGGACGCTCACGCTACGGGGGACGGACATCCTGGCCCATCCCGCCAACCTTGTCCACCCGCACTGCCCCGACGCCATGGTCACCCGCTCGCTCGAGAACCGCGTATTCTCGGCCACGGCGAACCGCACGGGCGCCGAGGAGCGCGGCGGGAAGGAAAAAATTTCTTTCACGGGCCGGAGCCAGGTGGTCTCACCCGAGGGGGAGCGCCTCATTGCGATGGACGCCGAGGAGGAAAATTTCCGCGTCGTCGAGATTGACCCCGCTCTTGCGCGTGACAAGCACGTGACGCCCCAGAACGACATTCTGCGCGACCGCAGGCCGGAGTTCTACGAGCGGTAG
- a CDS encoding DUF2007 domain-containing protein, with protein sequence MNDLLYMRRYWTERPDRELLEALALKADGFTPEGRAVLEEERKRRKITQEQVEGFRKAHARPEPDLSPEAELVTVARFQHPYQANIARSFLEDNGVSAFVAEEHITSMNWLYTQAVGKPRLQVRRSDAKQAYEILSAPADRQGCLNCDSEDVREVNRELRDNSIWFVAAFAVLIFLSCWFDFLIACLALFQALAILLLPFFRRHLACRVCGHRWS encoded by the coding sequence ATGAACGACTTGCTCTACATGCGCCGCTATTGGACGGAGCGCCCCGATCGAGAGCTCCTTGAAGCTCTAGCGCTTAAAGCGGATGGATTCACCCCGGAGGGGCGCGCCGTGCTTGAGGAAGAACGAAAACGCAGGAAGATCACGCAGGAGCAAGTGGAAGGATTCCGAAAAGCACATGCGAGGCCTGAACCTGACTTGTCACCGGAAGCTGAGCTTGTCACGGTGGCGCGGTTTCAGCACCCTTACCAGGCGAACATAGCGAGGAGCTTTCTTGAGGACAACGGCGTTTCAGCCTTCGTTGCGGAAGAACACATCACATCCATGAATTGGCTCTACACGCAGGCTGTTGGAAAGCCGAGGCTTCAAGTGCGGCGCTCGGACGCGAAGCAAGCATACGAAATTCTTTCTGCACCAGCCGACCGGCAAGGTTGTCTAAATTGTGACTCTGAGGATGTGCGCGAGGTTAATCGGGAACTCAGGGACAATTCTATCTGGTTTGTTGCCGCTTTCGCAGTGCTTATTTTTCTAAGCTGCTGGTTTGATTTCCTCATAGCTTGCTTGGCCCTGTTTCAAGCCCTAGCCATCCTCCTCCTTCCCTTTTTCAGACGGCATCTTGCGTGCCGCGTCTGCGGTCATCGGTGGTCGTGA
- the dnaE gene encoding DNA polymerase III subunit alpha, protein MPKSSKKKPFVHLHNHSDYSLLDGATSVKRMAELAAKHDCPAVALTDHGNMFGAVEFYGAVREKGVKPVLGCELYIAKESRFKKEAKPGQRHYNHLTVLAEDEAGYRNLVRLVSKGYLEGFYHRPRVDKELLKEHAKGLIALSGCMSGEVAECALRNDVQGAESAALGFQEILGKENFYLEIQDQGIPEQRRLNDVAKHIAKKHGIPLVATNDCHFPEASDYESHQVLLAIQTGRTLQEDQPLKYSKEHYFRPPAEMWEKFSDVPEALENTLQIADRCHFGFEEEKLLLPHFDIPEGETPQDYFRRVVREGMERRMSRLRTLQEKGALRHPLEAYEERLEHEMNVLVNMGFPGYFLIVWDFIRYAKERKIPVGPGRGSVGGSLVAYALGITDLDPLEHDLVFERFINPERKSPPDIDIDFCERRRSEVIDYVTKKYGRENVAQVITFGTMKARAVVRDVGRVLGFPYGETDRLAKMIPYELGMTLRTAAKVSPELRKEIEERSDVKRLWEHSLKLEGLVRHASIHAAGVVVTPRPVWEYAPLYKSDRDEVTTQYAKEAIERVGLLKMDFLGLRTLTALDDTLRSLKEKEGIELALEGLPLDDRETYELFARGDTYGVFQFESSGMREVLRRLKPDRLDDLIALNALYRPGPLQGGVIDDFVKRRHGRAEVSYLIPQLEPILKDTYGIIVYQEQVMRIAVDVAGYTPGAADILRRAMGKKRKDVMAKERKRFIDGAVSRGVKRGKAQELFDLMEKFAGYGFNKSHSAAYALIAYWTGYLKAQHPVHFMASVLTSYKGDAKHIVEAVYECRERGIEVVPPDVNRSELNFAVDGKKILFGLSAVKNVGEKAIEGILDVRRKSGRIDSFFGLASEVDSRLCNRKVWESLVKAGAFDSLGRKRAQLFAVLDEAIARSQAAARNGFRGMGSLFEGDSQNEDERRIPDIEEVSKEELLAGEREVLGFYIEGNPLDDFREEIERFATADSKTLAERPDRSEQALAGIVRKVSSKTTRRGDLMARLELEDRRGSVEVIVFPETYRRSRDLLEEENVIFVKGAADVVTEGREAKLLAEEIRPLRSLRRPADASGRAVLIETSAIGFEDEMLAQLEQLLRKHRGDKPVYLHLHYPRRFAVKIQLSPEQCVAPTSVFLQEVKELLGEESVKLEV, encoded by the coding sequence ATGCCCAAATCTTCCAAGAAGAAGCCTTTCGTCCACCTCCATAACCACAGCGACTATTCCCTCCTCGACGGCGCCACATCGGTGAAGCGCATGGCGGAGCTTGCGGCGAAGCACGACTGCCCCGCCGTCGCCCTCACCGACCACGGCAACATGTTCGGCGCCGTCGAGTTCTACGGCGCCGTGCGCGAGAAGGGCGTCAAGCCCGTCCTCGGATGCGAGCTCTACATCGCCAAGGAGAGCCGCTTCAAAAAAGAGGCCAAGCCCGGCCAGCGCCACTACAACCATCTGACGGTGCTCGCCGAGGACGAGGCGGGGTACCGAAACCTTGTCCGCCTCGTCTCGAAAGGCTACCTCGAGGGCTTCTACCACCGCCCCCGCGTGGACAAGGAGCTGCTGAAGGAGCACGCGAAGGGTCTCATCGCCCTGAGCGGCTGCATGTCGGGCGAAGTAGCCGAATGCGCGCTTCGAAACGACGTCCAGGGGGCCGAAAGCGCGGCACTCGGGTTTCAAGAAATTCTCGGAAAGGAAAATTTCTATCTCGAGATTCAGGACCAGGGCATTCCCGAGCAGCGCCGCCTGAACGACGTCGCGAAGCACATCGCCAAAAAGCACGGGATACCCCTCGTCGCCACGAACGACTGCCACTTTCCGGAGGCCTCGGACTACGAGTCGCACCAGGTGCTTCTGGCCATCCAGACGGGGCGGACGCTGCAGGAGGACCAGCCCCTGAAGTACTCGAAAGAGCACTATTTCCGCCCGCCGGCCGAGATGTGGGAAAAATTTTCCGACGTCCCCGAAGCGCTTGAGAACACGCTTCAGATCGCGGACCGCTGCCACTTCGGGTTCGAGGAGGAAAAGCTTCTTCTTCCGCACTTTGACATTCCCGAGGGCGAGACGCCGCAGGATTATTTCCGCCGCGTCGTCCGCGAGGGGATGGAGCGCCGCATGTCGCGCCTGCGGACGCTTCAGGAAAAGGGCGCGTTGCGCCATCCGCTCGAGGCCTACGAGGAGCGCCTCGAGCACGAGATGAACGTGCTCGTGAATATGGGATTTCCGGGATATTTCCTCATCGTCTGGGACTTCATCCGCTACGCCAAGGAGCGCAAGATTCCCGTGGGCCCGGGGCGCGGCTCCGTCGGGGGAAGCCTCGTGGCGTACGCGCTCGGCATCACCGACCTCGACCCGCTCGAGCATGACCTGGTGTTCGAGCGCTTCATCAACCCCGAGCGCAAGAGCCCGCCCGACATCGACATCGACTTCTGCGAGCGCCGCCGCAGCGAGGTCATTGACTACGTGACCAAGAAGTACGGGCGCGAGAACGTGGCCCAAGTCATCACGTTCGGCACGATGAAGGCGCGCGCTGTCGTGCGCGACGTGGGCCGCGTGCTCGGGTTTCCGTACGGCGAAACCGACCGACTTGCCAAGATGATTCCCTACGAGCTTGGGATGACGCTTCGCACGGCCGCCAAGGTGTCGCCGGAGCTTCGCAAGGAGATCGAGGAGCGCTCCGACGTCAAGCGCCTTTGGGAGCACTCGCTCAAGCTCGAGGGCCTCGTGCGCCACGCCTCGATTCACGCCGCCGGCGTGGTCGTCACCCCCCGCCCCGTGTGGGAATATGCGCCGCTTTACAAAAGCGACCGTGACGAGGTGACGACGCAGTACGCCAAGGAGGCCATCGAGCGCGTGGGCCTCCTCAAGATGGATTTCCTCGGCCTCCGAACCCTTACCGCCCTCGACGACACGCTCCGGAGCCTTAAGGAAAAGGAGGGAATAGAACTCGCGCTGGAGGGCCTTCCGCTCGACGACCGGGAAACGTACGAGCTTTTCGCGCGCGGCGACACGTACGGCGTGTTCCAGTTTGAAAGCTCGGGGATGCGCGAAGTTTTACGCCGCCTCAAGCCCGACCGCCTTGACGACCTCATCGCCCTCAACGCCCTCTATCGCCCCGGCCCCCTACAGGGCGGCGTCATTGATGATTTCGTCAAGCGCCGCCACGGCCGCGCCGAGGTATCCTACCTGATCCCCCAACTCGAGCCGATCTTGAAGGACACCTACGGCATCATCGTCTACCAGGAGCAAGTGATGCGCATCGCCGTGGACGTGGCGGGCTACACGCCCGGGGCGGCGGACATCCTCAGGCGCGCCATGGGCAAGAAGCGCAAGGACGTTATGGCCAAGGAGCGCAAGCGCTTCATCGATGGCGCCGTGTCGCGCGGCGTCAAGAGGGGCAAGGCGCAGGAGTTGTTCGATCTTATGGAAAAATTCGCGGGCTACGGCTTCAACAAGTCTCACAGCGCCGCCTACGCCCTCATCGCCTACTGGACGGGGTATTTGAAGGCGCAGCATCCGGTGCATTTCATGGCCTCGGTGCTCACGTCCTACAAGGGCGACGCGAAGCACATCGTCGAGGCCGTCTACGAGTGCCGCGAGCGCGGCATCGAGGTGGTGCCGCCCGACGTGAACCGCTCGGAGCTCAACTTCGCCGTGGACGGCAAGAAAATACTCTTCGGCCTCTCGGCCGTCAAGAACGTAGGCGAGAAGGCGATCGAGGGGATTCTCGATGTGCGCCGCAAGAGCGGGCGCATCGACTCGTTCTTCGGCCTCGCCTCCGAGGTCGACTCGCGCCTCTGCAACCGCAAGGTCTGGGAAAGCCTCGTCAAGGCCGGGGCGTTCGATTCGCTCGGCCGCAAGCGCGCGCAGCTGTTCGCCGTGCTCGACGAGGCCATCGCGCGCTCGCAGGCCGCCGCCCGGAACGGCTTTCGCGGCATGGGCTCCCTGTTCGAGGGCGACTCGCAGAACGAGGACGAGCGCCGCATCCCGGACATCGAGGAGGTTTCCAAGGAGGAACTCCTTGCGGGCGAGCGCGAGGTCCTGGGATTTTACATCGAGGGAAACCCGCTGGATGATTTTCGGGAAGAGATCGAGCGCTTCGCCACGGCGGATTCGAAAACACTCGCCGAGCGCCCCGACCGAAGCGAACAGGCGCTCGCGGGAATTGTTAGAAAAGTTTCTTCCAAGACGACGCGCCGGGGCGACCTCATGGCGCGCCTCGAGCTCGAGGACCGCCGCGGGAGCGTCGAGGTTATCGTTTTTCCCGAAACCTACCGGCGCAGCCGCGATCTCTTGGAAGAAGAAAACGTCATTTTTGTAAAGGGCGCCGCGGACGTGGTCACAGAGGGCCGGGAGGCGAAGCTCCTTGCGGAGGAGATTCGCCCCCTTCGGAGTCTGCGCCGGCCCGCCGACGCGTCGGGGCGCGCCGTGCTCATCGAGACGAGCGCCATCGGCTTCGAGGACGAGATGCTCGCTCAGCTCGAGCAACTTCTTCGAAAGCACCGGGGCGACAAGCCCGTCTATCTACACCTGCACTACCCGCGCCGCTTCGCCGTGAAAATTCAACTTTCACCCGAGCAGTGCGTCGCCCCCACGTCGGTGTTTCTGCAGGAAGTGAAGGAACTCCTCGGGGAGGAGAGCGTCAAGCTGGAGGTGTGA
- the dnaN gene encoding DNA polymerase III subunit beta translates to MEFALNCKEFLEDLSLIQGVVERRHAMPVLSNLYVSAKKDRVMFFATDLEVGYLSTLGGEVRKDGEALIPSRVLYDAVSLAGEGLARIKKTEKSGVKVSFEGGTGYKFVGADVADFPSLPEMEGAQDKITIDGEALDEMFRLTAYAASREMSRYAINGVLLVFEGDSLKTVATDGYRLAIVHREKCVKKVKDKFEVILPHKGVRELQQLLSHVSSGKDKDKSKKGKKAVSVEFSRKENHLFFTLGSRCIVMRVLNDSFPNYERVVPKDNDKVIRFSREHLIRAVKSASVVLSDAARPVCFEFSHNSLCVASENPDSGEAKSELPISYTGEGFKIGFKASHLLDFLSIIGTDDVLVSLKSETDQALLEPADNGGKPLKCLCVIMPMRL, encoded by the coding sequence ATGGAGTTTGCCCTTAACTGTAAAGAATTCCTTGAAGACCTCTCGCTCATTCAAGGCGTCGTGGAGCGCCGTCATGCCATGCCGGTGCTCTCGAACCTTTATGTTTCCGCAAAGAAGGACCGCGTCATGTTCTTCGCTACGGACCTTGAGGTGGGCTACCTGAGCACGCTTGGGGGAGAGGTTCGAAAGGACGGCGAGGCGCTCATTCCCTCGCGCGTCCTCTACGACGCCGTGTCACTCGCCGGCGAGGGGCTGGCGCGCATCAAGAAAACGGAAAAAAGCGGTGTGAAGGTTTCTTTTGAAGGCGGCACCGGCTACAAGTTCGTCGGGGCGGACGTAGCCGACTTTCCCTCCCTTCCTGAGATGGAGGGTGCGCAGGACAAAATCACCATTGACGGAGAAGCCCTGGATGAGATGTTTCGTCTGACGGCCTACGCCGCAAGCCGGGAGATGAGCCGCTACGCCATTAACGGCGTCCTGCTTGTATTTGAGGGCGATTCCCTGAAGACCGTGGCCACCGACGGGTATCGGCTGGCCATCGTGCACAGAGAGAAGTGCGTCAAAAAGGTGAAGGACAAATTCGAGGTCATTCTTCCCCACAAGGGTGTCCGGGAGCTTCAGCAGCTTCTGAGCCACGTCTCGTCGGGCAAGGATAAGGACAAGAGCAAAAAGGGCAAGAAGGCCGTTTCCGTCGAGTTCTCGCGCAAGGAAAACCATCTTTTCTTCACGCTTGGAAGCCGCTGCATCGTCATGCGCGTCCTGAACGATTCCTTTCCAAACTACGAGCGCGTTGTTCCCAAAGACAACGACAAGGTGATTCGCTTCAGCCGCGAGCACCTCATCCGCGCCGTCAAGTCCGCGTCCGTCGTTCTTTCCGACGCGGCGCGACCGGTCTGCTTCGAGTTCTCGCACAACTCCCTTTGTGTCGCCTCCGAGAATCCCGATTCGGGCGAGGCGAAAAGCGAGCTTCCCATTTCCTACACGGGCGAGGGGTTTAAAATCGGCTTCAAGGCAAGCCACCTTCTTGATTTCCTCTCGATCATCGGCACGGACGACGTGCTCGTGTCGCTCAAAAGCGAAACCGACCAGGCGCTTTTGGAGCCTGCCGACAACGGCGGGAAGCCCCTTAAATGCCTCTGCGTCATCATGCCCATGCGGCTGTAG
- a CDS encoding DUF2007 domain-containing protein yields MPDGLRRHWAERKDEELLKAYILRPGDFTPEGRAVLEEEIRNRGISQERIENFRKTHARPAPQATGESSLVTIAQFERSYVANLAKGLLESEGISVFLSGERDVRKGGAGFAEARLQVCRQDEERAREILSQAEEVDEDVPEEDTPEAEHFYETAERAVEPDPGVYDRRIDPWLWKKILGLLWLVFVLAALAMALLRFFG; encoded by the coding sequence ATGCCTGATGGCCTGCGCCGCCATTGGGCCGAGCGCAAGGACGAGGAGCTGCTTAAGGCCTACATTCTTCGCCCGGGGGATTTTACCCCCGAGGGCCGCGCCGTCCTCGAAGAGGAAATCCGAAACCGGGGGATTTCCCAGGAGCGCATCGAAAATTTTCGAAAAACCCATGCGCGGCCCGCTCCCCAGGCCACCGGGGAATCTTCCTTGGTCACGATCGCGCAATTCGAGCGCTCGTACGTGGCGAATCTCGCCAAGGGACTTTTGGAGAGCGAAGGAATTTCGGTTTTCCTTTCCGGCGAGCGCGATGTGCGCAAGGGCGGCGCCGGCTTTGCGGAGGCGCGCCTCCAGGTTTGCCGCCAGGACGAGGAGCGCGCGAGGGAAATTCTTTCGCAAGCGGAGGAGGTGGACGAAGACGTCCCGGAGGAGGATACGCCCGAGGCCGAGCACTTCTACGAAACCGCCGAGCGTGCCGTCGAGCCCGACCCGGGGGTTTACGACCGCCGCATAGATCCCTGGCTTTGGAAGAAAATCCTCGGCCTTTTGTGGCTTGTGTTCGTGCTCGCGGCGCTGGCCATGGCGTTGCTGCGGTTTTTTGGATAA
- a CDS encoding glutamate--tRNA ligase → MSEPAVCVRFAPSPTGSFHVGGARTALYNWLFARKHGGVFVLRIEDTDAERSAPEMMEAVLRDMRWLGLDWDEGPHFQSKRGALHRDAVKQLLHSGCAYPCFCPKERLDSLKEKALSEDRAYRYDKRCRNLSEEKRREKIGAKVPWTVRFRTPEGEKISFRDTVYGDISVVSDECDDFIIARSDATPVYNLSAVVDDVEMHITHVIRGNEHVANTPKQILLYRALGAPPPRFAHLPLILGKDKKKLSKRHGAASVGEFRDMGYLPEALVNYLALLGWSPGDDREFLRRGELIKEFSLERVGQAGAIFDEDKLFWLNGQYISNCEAGELWHPLREELVGRGLWQPEFDGEKHAWLEARIDLLKSRARTLVEFAANLRPYVSDGFPYDEEAVRKRLKNARPEHMKALQKAFSQAQPFEHDAVEAALRSTAEQLGLKAGDLIHPTRIALTGQSVGPSVFSVVEAVGREKTVERLKRMEEFLGKQEAGDKQ, encoded by the coding sequence ATGTCCGAGCCCGCCGTCTGCGTTCGTTTCGCCCCAAGCCCCACGGGCTCGTTCCACGTTGGAGGCGCGCGTACGGCGCTCTACAACTGGCTTTTTGCGCGAAAGCATGGTGGTGTGTTCGTCCTGCGGATCGAGGACACGGACGCCGAGCGCTCCGCCCCGGAGATGATGGAGGCCGTCCTGCGCGACATGCGCTGGCTCGGGCTTGACTGGGACGAGGGGCCGCATTTTCAGTCCAAGCGCGGCGCGCTGCATCGGGACGCCGTCAAGCAGTTGCTTCACTCGGGATGCGCCTACCCGTGCTTCTGCCCGAAGGAACGGCTCGACTCGCTCAAGGAAAAAGCCTTGAGCGAAGACCGCGCCTATCGCTACGACAAGCGCTGCCGGAATTTATCCGAAGAAAAACGGCGGGAGAAGATCGGGGCGAAGGTTCCATGGACGGTGCGCTTCCGGACGCCCGAGGGCGAGAAAATTTCCTTTCGGGACACCGTTTACGGCGACATTTCCGTCGTCTCGGACGAGTGCGACGACTTCATCATCGCCCGCTCGGACGCAACGCCCGTCTACAACCTTTCGGCCGTCGTGGACGACGTCGAGATGCACATCACCCACGTCATCCGGGGAAACGAGCACGTCGCGAACACGCCCAAGCAGATTCTTCTCTACCGCGCGCTCGGGGCGCCGCCGCCGCGGTTCGCCCACCTGCCGCTCATCCTCGGAAAGGACAAGAAAAAACTCTCGAAGCGCCACGGCGCCGCTTCGGTTGGCGAGTTCCGCGACATGGGATACCTCCCCGAGGCCCTCGTCAATTATTTGGCGCTCCTCGGCTGGTCGCCCGGGGACGACCGGGAGTTTTTACGCCGCGGCGAATTAATTAAGGAATTCTCGCTCGAGCGCGTGGGGCAGGCGGGCGCCATTTTCGACGAGGACAAGCTTTTCTGGCTCAACGGCCAGTACATCTCGAACTGCGAGGCGGGCGAGCTCTGGCATCCCCTTCGGGAAGAGCTCGTCGGGCGCGGCCTCTGGCAGCCGGAATTCGACGGCGAAAAACACGCGTGGCTCGAGGCGAGAATCGATCTTCTCAAGTCGCGCGCGCGCACCCTGGTCGAGTTCGCCGCGAATTTGCGGCCCTACGTTTCGGACGGTTTTCCCTACGACGAGGAGGCCGTCAGGAAGCGCCTGAAGAACGCGAGGCCCGAACACATGAAGGCGCTCCAGAAGGCGTTCTCGCAAGCGCAGCCGTTCGAGCACGACGCCGTGGAGGCGGCGCTTCGCTCGACCGCGGAGCAGTTGGGCCTCAAGGCCGGCGACCTGATTCACCCGACGCGCATCGCGCTCACGGGGCAGAGCGTGGGCCCGTCGGTTTTCTCCGTCGTCGAGGCCGTCGGGCGCGAGAAGACCGTGGAGCGCCTCAAGCGTATGGAAGAGTTTTTAGGGAAGCAAGAAGCGGGGGATAAGCAGTAA
- a CDS encoding sulfatase — protein MAGPNVVLIVADTIRADRVSCYGYDRPTTPHMDELAGQGVLFENAYSQATFSGPSYASIFTGTYPHTHGVRDHPQVLEDRNVTLAEVFEEAGYRTAGFHTNSMVDERWNYHQGFDVYKYFPGQNDAAVVQGTKEWLSENGANGPFFLWVCLLAPHFPYVPPESFARRFAQPFGYQSEFLADYRNFTARKQMSWMELVLRYEELGYTEEDAAYNRSLYDAEIAYADSHVGELIQTLEKLKLAGNRTVLVVTSDHGESLGEHGLYFSHGMHLSDPQVHVPLLVRAPGRVPAGQRVSQVVRSIDIFPTVLRLAGIDVPDTAEGVDLAPAIRGEALEAAAFSENRLYVPELDPIPARYHRLYVRGVRGKWKSVRKENYFLTAIPRPEFTEYELYDVREVWKDSFRAPNRVHQLPEVFESLRQELLRWDAEDAKAEVPLERDEEAMEMLRSLGYL, from the coding sequence TTGGCAGGGCCCAACGTGGTTCTCATCGTGGCGGATACGATTCGGGCCGACCGAGTTTCGTGCTACGGCTATGACCGCCCCACCACGCCCCACATGGACGAGCTTGCAGGGCAGGGCGTCTTGTTCGAGAATGCGTACAGCCAAGCGACCTTTTCCGGTCCCTCGTACGCTTCCATCTTCACGGGCACCTATCCACACACGCATGGCGTGCGCGACCACCCACAGGTGCTCGAGGACCGCAACGTGACGCTCGCTGAAGTTTTTGAGGAAGCCGGGTATCGAACGGCGGGTTTTCATACGAACTCCATGGTGGATGAGCGATGGAACTACCATCAGGGATTTGACGTGTACAAATATTTTCCGGGACAAAACGATGCGGCCGTGGTGCAAGGAACCAAGGAGTGGCTTTCCGAAAACGGCGCCAATGGGCCGTTCTTCCTGTGGGTCTGTCTGCTGGCTCCTCACTTTCCTTATGTTCCACCCGAGTCGTTTGCGCGGCGCTTCGCTCAGCCGTTCGGGTACCAGTCGGAATTCCTGGCCGATTATCGCAATTTTACCGCACGCAAACAGATGTCCTGGATGGAATTGGTGCTTCGCTACGAGGAGCTCGGCTATACCGAGGAGGACGCCGCCTACAACCGGAGCCTGTACGACGCCGAGATCGCCTATGCGGATTCTCACGTCGGGGAGTTGATCCAAACGCTGGAGAAACTCAAACTTGCGGGGAACCGTACGGTTCTTGTCGTAACCTCAGACCACGGGGAAAGCCTCGGCGAGCATGGGCTTTACTTTTCCCACGGCATGCATCTTTCTGACCCCCAGGTCCATGTGCCGCTCCTCGTTCGCGCACCGGGCAGGGTGCCCGCCGGACAGCGTGTTTCGCAAGTGGTGCGAAGCATCGACATTTTTCCCACGGTGCTGCGGCTTGCTGGAATCGACGTTCCGGACACCGCGGAGGGGGTCGATTTGGCTCCCGCCATTCGGGGTGAAGCCCTCGAGGCTGCGGCGTTTTCGGAAAATCGCCTCTACGTTCCCGAGCTCGATCCGATTCCGGCGCGCTACCATCGGCTGTACGTCCGCGGGGTGCGCGGTAAGTGGAAATCCGTTCGCAAGGAAAATTATTTCCTCACGGCCATTCCGCGCCCGGAGTTCACCGAGTACGAGCTCTACGACGTGCGGGAGGTTTGGAAAGATTCGTTTCGCGCCCCGAATCGAGTACACCAGCTTCCCGAGGTGTTTGAAAGCCTTCGACAGGAGCTTCTTCGGTGGGACGCCGAGGACGCCAAGGCGGAGGTGCCCCTGGAGCGCGACGAGGAAGCCATGGAAATGCTCCGAAGCCTCGGCTACCTATAG
- the dnaA gene encoding chromosomal replication initiator protein DnaA produces the protein MERLRERVEVADYETWLRPARALSFKDSRLRVLVPNPTYRDWLAETYTPILREEAAHIGYPDLDIEFTDSAETKPTPSELPFEPVGARITSALNPYYTFDTFVVGEGNRLAHAAAKAVTDNPTQSYNPLFLYGGVGLGKTHLLHAIGNQIAAQKSHFSLCYITAERFTNELIAAIRHQKTDEFRAKYRSIDILLIDDVQFFAGKEQTQEEFFHTFNHLHGAGRQIVLTGDCSPKELSRITERLRSRFTWGLQADIRPPDLETRVAILRKKAYIKRIELPNEVALMLASRVKSNIRELEGLLNYLIVRASMDGAAISEDFARDALAERGGSEGEPPVTVRDIQKKVAEHFSLTVKKLKEHRNTHTVSTPRHIAMYLARELTSESFPEIGRQFGFDHASVVYACKKIRRRAAHDKEFKKLLDRLRAFFP, from the coding sequence GTGGAGCGCCTGCGGGAGCGCGTCGAGGTGGCCGATTACGAAACATGGCTCCGGCCGGCGCGGGCGCTCTCGTTCAAGGACTCGCGGCTGCGCGTTCTGGTTCCCAACCCCACCTACCGCGACTGGCTCGCCGAAACCTATACGCCGATCCTGCGCGAGGAGGCGGCGCACATCGGCTATCCCGACCTGGACATCGAGTTCACCGATTCGGCCGAAACGAAGCCCACCCCATCGGAGCTTCCCTTCGAGCCCGTGGGCGCCCGCATCACCTCCGCCCTCAATCCCTACTACACGTTCGACACCTTCGTCGTGGGCGAAGGCAACCGCCTCGCGCACGCCGCGGCCAAGGCCGTCACGGACAATCCCACCCAGAGCTATAATCCGCTTTTTCTCTACGGTGGAGTGGGACTCGGGAAAACGCACCTTCTTCATGCCATCGGAAACCAGATTGCGGCGCAGAAATCCCACTTCAGCCTCTGCTACATCACGGCCGAGCGCTTCACCAACGAACTCATTGCGGCCATCCGCCACCAGAAGACCGACGAGTTCCGCGCCAAGTATCGAAGCATTGATATTTTGCTCATCGACGACGTGCAGTTTTTTGCCGGCAAGGAGCAGACCCAGGAAGAATTCTTTCACACCTTTAACCACCTTCACGGCGCGGGGCGGCAGATCGTCCTCACGGGCGACTGCTCGCCAAAGGAACTATCCCGCATCACGGAGCGGCTGCGCTCGCGATTCACCTGGGGCCTTCAGGCCGACATCCGGCCCCCGGACCTCGAGACCCGCGTGGCCATCCTGCGAAAGAAGGCCTACATCAAGAGGATCGAGTTGCCCAACGAGGTCGCCCTGATGCTCGCCAGCCGCGTCAAATCCAACATCCGCGAGCTCGAAGGCCTCCTCAACTACCTCATTGTGCGCGCCTCGATGGACGGCGCCGCCATTTCCGAAGACTTTGCCCGCGACGCGCTGGCCGAACGCGGCGGCTCGGAGGGAGAGCCCCCCGTAACCGTGCGGGACATCCAGAAGAAAGTCGCCGAGCACTTTTCCCTGACCGTCAAGAAACTCAAGGAGCACCGCAACACCCACACCGTCTCCACGCCGCGGCATATCGCGATGTACCTCGCCCGAGAGCTCACGTCGGAGAGCTTTCCCGAAATCGGCCGCCAGTTCGGCTTCGACCATGCGAGCGTCGTGTACGCCTGTAAAAAAATCCGCCGCCGCGCCGCACACGACAAGGAATTTAAAAAGCTTCTTGACCGACTGCGCGCCTTTTTCCCATGA